The Candidatus Zymogenus saltonus genome includes a window with the following:
- the rfaE1 gene encoding D-glycero-beta-D-manno-heptose-7-phosphate kinase — MTIEEIYPTADLVDFVDKFSKAKVLVVGDVMVDEFIWGKVERISPEAPVPVLEVQRETRVLGGAANVVNNIRALGGRVFVTGVVGNDDMARLLTDELKRIGVETKGIVKDKGRPTTIKTRVIAHHQQVVRFDRENKAPVPEGVTDAILKYTRSLAGEIDAIVVADYGKGVIEAGLVGELVEISEKNNLILSVDPKVENFPFYRNVTVVTPNHYEAESSVGKKIVDEDSLLKTGQAILEILNCKNVLITRGEDGMTLFEEGGDVVNIPTVAREVFDVTGAGDTVISALTLAVASGATMRDAAFISNYAAGVVVGEVGTAVVSGAKLKDVILSAVNGKDGLEGIGATRRKGVRRGK, encoded by the coding sequence ATGACGATTGAAGAGATATATCCCACGGCCGACCTTGTGGACTTCGTTGACAAATTTTCAAAGGCGAAGGTCCTTGTCGTCGGCGACGTTATGGTGGATGAGTTCATCTGGGGAAAGGTCGAGCGGATCTCCCCGGAGGCGCCGGTGCCGGTTCTGGAGGTTCAGAGAGAGACGCGGGTTCTGGGAGGTGCGGCAAACGTCGTGAACAACATCCGCGCATTGGGGGGGAGGGTCTTTGTTACCGGCGTCGTCGGAAACGACGATATGGCAAGACTCTTGACGGACGAGCTTAAAAGAATCGGGGTGGAGACCAAAGGAATTGTAAAAGACAAGGGGAGGCCCACAACGATAAAGACCAGGGTCATCGCCCATCACCAGCAGGTGGTCAGGTTTGACAGGGAGAACAAGGCCCCCGTTCCGGAAGGTGTAACCGACGCAATTTTAAAATATACGCGCTCTCTCGCCGGCGAGATCGACGCAATTGTGGTGGCGGACTACGGCAAGGGGGTGATCGAGGCCGGGCTGGTCGGGGAGCTGGTGGAGATCTCGGAAAAAAACAACCTGATCCTCTCCGTCGACCCTAAGGTTGAAAACTTCCCCTTTTACAGGAACGTTACCGTTGTCACCCCCAACCACTATGAGGCGGAAAGCTCCGTCGGAAAAAAGATAGTCGACGAGGACTCGCTCCTTAAGACGGGACAGGCCATTCTGGAGATATTGAACTGCAAGAACGTCCTAATAACGAGGGGCGAGGACGGGATGACCCTCTTCGAGGAGGGTGGCGACGTTGTCAACATCCCCACCGTTGCAAGGGAGGTCTTTGACGTCACAGGCGCTGGCGATACCGTTATATCCGCCCTTACCCTTGCCGTTGCCTCCGGGGCTACGATGCGGGACGCCGCATTCATCTCGAACTACGCTGCGGGGGTCGTGGTCGGGGAGGTCGGAACGGCCGTGGTTTCCGGCGCGAAGCTCAAGGACGTGATCCTTTCGGCGGTGAACGGCAAGGACGGGCTGGAAGGGATCGGGGCGACGAGGAGAAAAGGGGTCAGGCGGGGTAAGTAA